The proteins below are encoded in one region of Pseudomonadota bacterium:
- a CDS encoding exodeoxyribonuclease VII large subunit, whose translation MDSRDFRSRVQSVSELTSSIRGLLETEMPFVSVSGEISNLRNPGSGHFYFTLKDQLAQIRAVMFKPQQKYLRATPDNGQEVLCRGRISVYEPRGEYQIIVDLIEPLGAGRLQIAFDEMKQRLAAEGLFDDFHKRPLPFLPEHISLVTSTEGAAIHDFLKSLNSRHPGLTVDIFPVRVQGESAAGEISSAIQEINRLNRTKVIVLCRGGGSIEDLWAFNEEIVARAIFNSSIPIISAVGHETDFTIADFTADYRAATPTAAAEAVVPPKEQLEKRVSLALDSLVRIFARYLEQMQFQVDSHKKLLGDPSLMLENHALKLANAGNNLYFTLQTKLVDSGNSVRDLAELLMEQNPIRILTLNTMKLSEINKRLKFAVKIVLDRKYQEFRRSGATLDAVSPLAVLGRGYSITRKMDDGKVVKNSNQLKAGDEIETILKKGKIRSRVSETDPREKPISD comes from the coding sequence ATGGACAGTCGGGATTTCAGATCAAGAGTGCAGTCGGTTTCGGAACTGACCAGTTCAATCAGAGGGCTGCTGGAAACTGAAATGCCCTTTGTTTCTGTTTCCGGAGAGATATCGAACCTCAGAAATCCCGGATCAGGCCACTTCTATTTCACCCTGAAAGACCAACTCGCCCAGATCAGGGCCGTGATGTTCAAACCGCAGCAGAAGTACCTCCGGGCAACCCCGGATAACGGCCAGGAAGTCCTGTGCCGGGGAAGAATCTCGGTCTATGAACCCAGGGGCGAGTACCAGATCATCGTGGACCTGATAGAACCTCTGGGTGCAGGCCGTCTGCAAATTGCTTTTGATGAAATGAAACAGCGGCTTGCCGCTGAAGGATTGTTTGACGATTTCCACAAAAGACCCCTTCCCTTCCTGCCGGAGCATATCTCCCTCGTCACCTCAACCGAGGGTGCGGCAATTCATGATTTTTTGAAATCCCTGAACAGTCGTCATCCCGGCCTGACGGTGGATATCTTTCCAGTCAGGGTCCAGGGAGAAAGTGCCGCCGGCGAAATAAGTTCGGCAATCCAAGAGATCAACCGGCTCAACAGAACGAAAGTGATCGTTCTCTGCCGGGGTGGCGGATCGATCGAAGACCTCTGGGCCTTCAATGAGGAAATAGTCGCCCGGGCGATTTTCAATTCATCCATCCCGATCATTTCCGCCGTTGGACACGAGACGGACTTCACCATCGCGGACTTCACCGCTGATTACCGAGCTGCGACACCGACTGCCGCCGCCGAAGCAGTTGTGCCACCTAAGGAGCAACTGGAAAAAAGAGTCTCCCTGGCCCTTGATTCCCTGGTCAGGATTTTTGCCAGATATCTTGAACAGATGCAATTTCAGGTGGATTCACACAAGAAACTCCTCGGAGACCCTTCTCTGATGCTGGAAAATCACGCCCTGAAACTGGCCAACGCCGGCAACAATCTTTACTTCACCCTGCAGACCAAACTGGTCGATTCAGGCAACAGCGTGAGAGATCTTGCAGAACTTCTGATGGAGCAGAACCCGATCCGAATCCTGACATTGAACACCATGAAGTTGAGCGAAATAAACAAACGGTTGAAATTTGCCGTGAAGATTGTCCTCGACAGAAAATACCAGGAATTCAGGAGATCCGGAGCCACGCTCGATGCCGTCAGCCCCCTTGCCGTGCTGGGCCGAGGCTATTCGATCACCAGAAAAATGGATGACGGGAAAGTCGTCAAAAACAGCAACCAGCTGAAGGCTGGCGACGAGATAGAAACAATTCTCAAGAAAGGGAAGATCAGAAGCAGGGTAAGTGAAACAGATCCCCGGGAAAAACCGATAAGCGACTAG
- a CDS encoding tetratricopeptide repeat protein, which yields MAGGNVLEKDKPELIDIERKDGLLEELDLPPKLIKAIRENATALQLAAVTIVILIFAWTYYDYYTANKKNEASASLHLAVQEVEPDKQLDLYRQVATDFPGTEAALWSEMEQGHRAFEKGDYPAALSKYKAVESDLAGDSPLRPLLFSSLGLAYENNNELEQAMIYYRKLDSFKGFRLNGLLASGRVLELQGKTDEALQKYSEASLEKELPPASKSILTEKMNNLKAPVSKE from the coding sequence ATGGCAGGTGGAAATGTTTTGGAAAAGGATAAACCGGAACTGATCGATATTGAAAGGAAGGACGGTCTTCTTGAAGAGCTTGATCTGCCTCCAAAACTGATCAAGGCCATTCGGGAAAATGCTACGGCCCTCCAGCTCGCAGCGGTCACCATTGTGATCTTGATATTTGCCTGGACCTATTACGACTATTATACCGCCAATAAAAAAAACGAGGCTTCCGCCAGCCTGCATCTGGCGGTTCAGGAAGTTGAGCCGGACAAACAGCTTGATCTGTATAGGCAGGTGGCAACTGATTTTCCGGGGACCGAAGCTGCCCTCTGGAGTGAAATGGAGCAGGGGCACCGAGCTTTTGAAAAGGGAGATTATCCTGCCGCATTGTCGAAATATAAAGCAGTTGAGAGTGATCTGGCAGGTGACAGCCCCCTCCGGCCACTCCTTTTTAGCAGTTTAGGCCTTGCCTATGAGAATAATAACGAACTTGAGCAGGCGATGATCTATTACCGCAAGCTTGACTCCTTCAAGGGGTTTCGGTTGAATGGGCTCCTGGCCAGCGGCAGGGTGCTTGAATTGCAGGGGAAAACAGATGAGGCGCTGCAGAAATATTCCGAGGCCTCTCTGGAAAAAGAGCTCCCCCCGGCCAGCAAAAGCATCTTGACCGAGAAGATGAATAACCTGAAGGCTCCAGTTTCCAAGGAGTAA
- the panC gene encoding pantoate--beta-alanine ligase, whose protein sequence is MQIISDPAKMSEWALQQIRKGQAIALVPTMGFFHEGHLALMRTAAEHGDKVVVSLFVNPLQFAPGEDLDAYPRDFERDRAMAEEERVDVLFAPVATDMYGSESRTRVSVGGLTEGLCGRSRPGHFDGVCTVVAKLFNLVMPQVAVFGSKDFQQLAVIRRMVRDLDWQIKIIDLPTVREKDGLAMSSRNSYLTREERVRALCLFKGIQMARDLAAAGVLDSRKILREIENHIASSGVDGIEYLEIVNSENLHPVSSIDESSLLAMAVKIGKTRLIDNAFLLQN, encoded by the coding sequence ATGCAGATTATTTCCGATCCCGCCAAAATGAGTGAATGGGCCCTCCAGCAGATCCGGAAAGGGCAGGCCATAGCACTTGTTCCCACCATGGGTTTTTTTCATGAAGGACATCTTGCTCTGATGCGAACTGCTGCAGAGCATGGCGACAAAGTAGTGGTCAGCCTGTTTGTCAACCCGTTACAGTTTGCTCCCGGAGAGGACCTTGATGCCTACCCCAGGGATTTTGAACGTGATCGGGCAATGGCTGAAGAGGAAAGGGTTGATGTGCTGTTTGCCCCTGTCGCGACCGACATGTATGGGAGTGAATCCCGGACCAGGGTTTCTGTCGGCGGTTTGACGGAAGGTCTTTGCGGCAGAAGCCGTCCAGGTCATTTTGACGGGGTTTGTACCGTTGTCGCCAAACTGTTCAATCTCGTGATGCCGCAGGTTGCCGTCTTTGGCAGTAAGGATTTTCAGCAGCTGGCGGTTATCCGCAGGATGGTCAGGGATCTGGACTGGCAGATCAAGATCATTGACCTGCCGACGGTCCGTGAAAAAGACGGACTGGCCATGAGTTCGAGAAACAGTTATCTGACCCGTGAAGAAAGAGTCCGGGCGCTTTGTCTTTTCAAAGGGATTCAAATGGCCAGAGATCTCGCTGCGGCAGGAGTGCTTGACAGTCGCAAGATTCTGCGGGAAATTGAGAACCACATTGCATCCTCAGGCGTAGATGGAATTGAGTACCTGGAAATAGTCAACAGTGAAAATCTTCATCCGGTTTCATCGATTGATGAATCCTCGCTGTTGGCGATGGCGGTGAAGATCGGCAAAACCAGACTGATCGACAATGCCTTCCTTTTGCAGAATTGA
- a CDS encoding aspartate 1-decarboxylase, with protein sequence MLHYMLKSKLHRARVTDANINYEGSLTIDRELMDAVGLIPFEKVKIYNINNGERFDTYVIEGPPGSGTIALNGAAARKGMTDDLVIIVSYALYTAEDLKAYKPLIAVLDTDNRIKKRYDSEHLPPVK encoded by the coding sequence ATGCTGCACTATATGTTGAAGTCGAAACTCCATCGGGCACGGGTTACCGATGCCAATATCAATTACGAGGGTAGTCTGACCATCGACCGGGAGTTGATGGATGCGGTAGGCCTGATTCCGTTCGAGAAGGTGAAGATCTACAATATCAACAACGGCGAGCGCTTTGATACCTACGTTATCGAAGGACCTCCCGGATCCGGAACCATTGCCCTGAACGGAGCCGCAGCCAGGAAGGGGATGACCGATGACCTTGTTATTATTGTGAGCTATGCCCTGTATACGGCAGAGGATCTCAAGGCCTATAAACCTCTGATCGCAGTGCTTGACACTGATAACAGAATAAAAAAACGTTATGACTCCGAGCATCTGCCGCCGGTAAAATAA
- the mqnB gene encoding futalosine hydrolase produces MAPTKNEMFPVESGLKGIDSISCLVCGVGILESAVTLCRYLSRTENKISAVVLTGIAGAYRGGGAKLLDVCLAGKEVLGDLGICYPDRIDSLDASFAPETVFRVDPRLLAKARAVLTDAGILFHEGGFVTVSSVSATVKRGDYLQEKFSAICENMEGAAIARICNEFKLPYLEVRGISNMVVDREMQRWDVAGAISRCSEITCRIVERLAGEF; encoded by the coding sequence GTGGCTCCGACAAAAAATGAAATGTTTCCCGTTGAATCCGGCTTGAAAGGGATAGACAGTATTTCCTGTCTGGTTTGCGGGGTAGGGATCCTTGAGTCTGCCGTGACCCTCTGCCGTTATCTGTCCCGCACGGAGAATAAAATATCCGCTGTTGTTCTGACAGGCATTGCCGGGGCATACCGGGGCGGGGGGGCAAAGCTCCTTGACGTGTGTCTTGCCGGTAAAGAAGTGCTCGGTGATCTCGGAATATGTTATCCCGACCGGATCGATTCTCTCGATGCATCTTTTGCCCCGGAAACGGTTTTTCGTGTTGATCCGCGCCTGTTGGCCAAAGCTCGCGCTGTTCTAACTGATGCGGGAATTCTGTTTCATGAAGGGGGCTTTGTTACCGTCTCTTCAGTCAGCGCGACAGTAAAGCGTGGAGATTATCTGCAGGAAAAATTTTCTGCCATTTGTGAGAACATGGAAGGGGCGGCAATTGCGCGGATCTGCAATGAATTCAAGCTGCCGTATCTTGAAGTCCGCGGCATAAGTAATATGGTCGTTGATCGTGAGATGCAACGCTGGGACGTCGCCGGCGCAATTTCTCGATGCTCGGAAATAACCTGCCGAATTGTGGAGCGACTTGCCGGTGAATTCTGA
- a CDS encoding 1,4-dihydroxy-6-naphthoate synthase, protein MNSDNRLLSLGFSPCPNDTLIFNALVKGLVCHSRRNFSEPELADVETLNEWAIEGKLDVTKISFHALVHVLDKYTLLRSGSALGRGCGPLLVGRNKFARKEIAGKRIAIPGKYTTAAMLLKLYEPACRNLVVMRFDQIMPAVAAGTVDAGLIIHESRFTFRNFGLEEVLDLGEWWEEKTGLPIPLGAIVARRTIGRERISYIESCIRESVRRGLAEPESAKGYIRMHAQEMDDEVVSEHISLYVNEFTVELGDEGLAAVETFMEFAREAGLSPLPGGLESVFL, encoded by the coding sequence GTGAATTCTGATAATCGTCTTCTTTCTCTCGGGTTTTCACCGTGTCCCAATGATACGTTGATTTTCAACGCCCTCGTCAAAGGCCTGGTGTGCCATTCCCGGCGGAATTTTTCCGAACCGGAACTGGCGGATGTCGAAACGCTCAATGAGTGGGCCATTGAAGGGAAACTTGATGTTACCAAAATTTCATTTCACGCCCTTGTCCATGTGCTTGATAAATATACCCTGCTCCGTTCCGGCAGCGCTCTGGGGCGTGGCTGTGGGCCGCTTCTGGTCGGCCGGAATAAATTCGCGCGGAAGGAAATTGCCGGAAAAAGAATTGCCATCCCAGGCAAATATACGACAGCGGCAATGTTGCTTAAGCTCTATGAACCTGCCTGCCGTAATCTGGTGGTGATGAGATTTGATCAGATCATGCCGGCAGTGGCCGCCGGGACGGTCGATGCCGGGTTGATCATTCATGAAAGCCGGTTTACCTTTCGCAACTTTGGTCTTGAGGAAGTCCTTGATCTCGGTGAGTGGTGGGAAGAGAAAACAGGTTTGCCGATACCTTTAGGAGCGATAGTTGCCCGCAGGACGATTGGCAGGGAGCGTATTTCATATATCGAATCCTGTATCAGGGAGAGTGTCAGGAGGGGGCTTGCCGAACCGGAAAGTGCGAAAGGCTATATTCGGATGCATGCCCAGGAAATGGATGACGAAGTTGTTTCTGAACACATCTCCCTTTATGTGAATGAGTTCACGGTGGAACTTGGTGATGAGGGCCTAGCGGCCGTTGAAACATTTATGGAGTTTGCCCGGGAGGCTGGTCTTTCTCCTCTTCCTGGAGGGTTGGAGTCTGTTTTTTTGTAG
- the ilvB gene encoding biosynthetic-type acetolactate synthase large subunit, translating into MKITGAEAVMKCLKEQDVKVIFGFPGGAVIDLYDEILKNNDLTHVLVRHEQAAVHAADAYARVIGDVGVALVTSGPGATNTVTGIASAYCDSIPLVVFTGQVPTALIGNDAFQEVDIVGITRPCTKHNYLVKDPKDLIPTIREAFHIARTGRPGPVLIDLPKDVVAAKVTYSEPKPVKMRTYKPTYEPHPGQIEKACKSILTASKPVFYIGGGVIASNAHDEVTELARKLSAPVTMTLMGLGGFPGTDPLSMGMLGMHGTYYSNMAVANCDVLIAIGARFDDRVTGRIDAFAPNAEIIHIDIDPTSISKNVRVDIPIVADCKHAVSAMNSWLDRNKDFKKSEVAKKHAPWLEQIGEWKKKHPLGYVEEKDVIKPQFVVQKLHELTHGEAIITTEVGQNQMWAAQFYHFNKPRSFMTSGGLGVMGYGFPAAIGAQMAAPGKTVIDIAGDGSIQMNIQELATARQYKCPVKIAILNNNYLGMVRQWQELFYDKRYSATTLDTAPDFVKLAEAYGAVGLRASKPSEVEPVIKEALKTDNTVIMDFVISREEGVYPMVPAGKATTEMLLV; encoded by the coding sequence ATGAAGATTACAGGCGCTGAAGCCGTAATGAAATGCCTGAAAGAGCAGGATGTTAAAGTCATCTTCGGGTTTCCCGGAGGGGCGGTCATCGATCTGTATGACGAAATATTAAAGAATAATGATCTTACCCATGTTCTGGTTCGCCATGAACAGGCTGCTGTCCACGCAGCTGATGCCTATGCCAGGGTTATCGGTGACGTGGGGGTGGCCCTGGTCACTTCAGGGCCGGGTGCAACCAATACCGTAACCGGTATTGCTTCGGCATATTGCGATTCAATTCCACTGGTCGTTTTTACCGGGCAGGTGCCCACCGCCCTGATCGGCAACGATGCCTTCCAGGAAGTTGATATTGTAGGCATTACCAGACCCTGCACGAAACACAATTATCTTGTCAAGGACCCCAAGGATCTGATCCCGACCATCAGGGAGGCATTTCATATCGCCCGGACCGGTCGCCCCGGCCCGGTCCTGATTGACCTGCCTAAGGATGTGGTTGCTGCCAAGGTCACATACAGCGAGCCGAAACCGGTAAAGATGAGGACCTACAAACCTACTTACGAACCTCATCCGGGCCAGATCGAAAAAGCGTGCAAGTCCATTCTGACCGCCAGTAAGCCTGTATTTTATATCGGGGGCGGGGTCATCGCTTCAAACGCCCATGATGAGGTGACCGAACTTGCCCGGAAGCTCTCGGCGCCGGTAACCATGACTCTTATGGGGCTTGGCGGGTTCCCGGGGACAGACCCTTTGTCGATGGGAATGCTCGGTATGCATGGAACATATTATTCCAACATGGCGGTTGCCAATTGTGATGTGCTGATTGCCATCGGCGCTCGGTTCGATGACCGGGTCACCGGCAGGATCGATGCCTTTGCCCCCAACGCAGAAATCATCCATATCGATATTGACCCGACTTCCATCAGCAAGAATGTGAGAGTCGATATTCCGATTGTCGCCGACTGCAAGCATGCTGTCTCCGCGATGAATTCCTGGCTCGACCGGAACAAGGACTTCAAGAAGAGTGAGGTCGCCAAAAAGCATGCTCCCTGGCTTGAGCAGATCGGTGAGTGGAAGAAGAAACACCCCCTCGGCTATGTTGAAGAGAAAGATGTGATCAAGCCGCAGTTTGTTGTCCAGAAACTTCATGAGCTGACCCATGGTGAGGCCATAATCACCACCGAAGTCGGCCAGAACCAGATGTGGGCGGCCCAGTTCTACCATTTCAACAAACCCCGTTCCTTCATGACCTCGGGAGGTCTCGGAGTTATGGGATATGGCTTTCCTGCCGCGATCGGCGCCCAGATGGCGGCACCCGGGAAAACCGTTATTGATATTGCCGGAGATGGCAGTATCCAGATGAATATTCAGGAACTGGCTACCGCAAGACAGTACAAATGCCCGGTCAAGATAGCAATTTTGAACAACAATTATCTTGGTATGGTAAGGCAGTGGCAGGAACTGTTTTATGACAAGCGGTATTCCGCCACCACCCTGGATACCGCTCCTGATTTTGTTAAACTGGCGGAAGCATACGGTGCTGTCGGTTTACGGGCGAGCAAGCCCAGCGAGGTTGAGCCGGTGATCAAGGAAGCTTTAAAAACCGACAATACAGTTATCATGGATTTTGTGATTTCCAGAGAGGAAGGTGTCTATCCCATGGTTCCAGCCGGGAAGGCAACGACGGAAATGCTTCTGGTCTGA
- the ilvN gene encoding acetolactate synthase small subunit, with product MKHTISVLLQNKPGVLSRVTGLFSGRGFNIESLAVNQTIDPDVSCLTLVTVGADAIIEQITKQLHKLIDVIKVTDMAETDYVEREMVLIRVKAEAATRAEVLRVIDIFRGKVVDVSPKSYAVEVTGTEDKIQAVIDILKPIGIQEIVRTGTIAMTRAKKTV from the coding sequence ATGAAACACACAATATCAGTTTTGTTACAGAATAAACCGGGTGTCCTGTCACGGGTAACGGGCCTTTTCAGTGGACGGGGATTTAATATTGAGAGCCTTGCCGTCAATCAGACTATTGATCCTGATGTTTCCTGTTTGACATTAGTAACGGTCGGTGCGGATGCGATCATTGAACAGATCACCAAACAGTTGCATAAACTGATCGATGTCATCAAAGTCACGGATATGGCTGAAACCGACTATGTGGAACGGGAGATGGTTCTGATCAGGGTGAAAGCGGAGGCCGCAACAAGGGCTGAGGTGTTAAGAGTGATCGATATCTTTCGAGGAAAAGTTGTCGATGTCAGCCCCAAAAGCTACGCGGTCGAAGTGACCGGCACTGAAGACAAGATTCAGGCTGTTATAGATATCCTTAAACCCATCGGAATCCAGGAAATTGTGCGCACCGGGACCATTGCCATGACCAGGGCCAAGAAAACGGTTTAG